The following are encoded together in the Mesotoga sp. Brook.08.105.5.1 genome:
- a CDS encoding ABC transporter permease — MAPVRRASHLLSTCGYAFLYGILRSGLILIVVSIFFDLNQGRANFFSAAGILAVSSFSFVGLGIVAAVLPLISPEKGVQVVHIFQALLLMFSGVYYEIDVLPLWMQLVGKLSPATYALRGMRASILEGRDMPEMK, encoded by the coding sequence ATGGCACCTGTTAGAAGGGCATCCCATCTGCTGAGTACTTGTGGCTATGCCTTTCTTTATGGAATACTGAGAAGCGGACTGATATTGATCGTAGTTTCGATATTCTTTGATCTGAACCAGGGTAGAGCTAACTTCTTTTCGGCAGCCGGGATTCTTGCAGTATCGAGCTTCTCATTTGTAGGACTGGGAATAGTTGCTGCAGTACTGCCCCTGATTTCACCTGAGAAGGGAGTTCAGGTAGTGCACATCTTTCAGGCTTTGCTCCTCATGTTTTCGGGGGTGTATTACGAAATAGATGTACTACCGTTGTGGATGCAGCTGGTTGGTAAACTATCCCCTGCAACTTATGCACTCAGGGGAATGCGAGCATCAATACTCGAAGGTAGAGACATGCCAGAAATGAAGTGA
- a CDS encoding ABC transporter ATP-binding protein, translating into MINRVSVEASFFGKLSAVENLCFAAGLYGIPKREALRKINSLAERFGLDLKRLKDPLEDFSRGMQQKVAIVRALMTEARMLLLDEPKTELDPRAKRDVQSLIKDVKETMNTTMLLTTHNMDEAEKLCDYVAIIHLGRIVASGRPLELKKQLLGRIENPSFEDALLEFTDVSMEEAEYQEVEST; encoded by the coding sequence GTGATAAACAGGGTATCCGTCGAGGCCAGTTTTTTCGGAAAACTGTCGGCTGTCGAAAACCTCTGTTTCGCGGCAGGACTTTATGGAATACCAAAACGAGAAGCCTTGAGGAAGATCAACTCTCTCGCAGAGAGGTTTGGTCTGGATCTGAAGAGACTGAAAGATCCTCTCGAAGACTTTTCGAGAGGCATGCAGCAAAAGGTAGCCATAGTTAGAGCTCTCATGACTGAAGCGAGAATGCTCTTGCTCGACGAACCAAAAACAGAACTCGATCCAAGAGCAAAAAGAGATGTACAGAGCCTAATAAAAGATGTAAAAGAGACTATGAACACGACGATGCTTCTGACAACACACAACATGGACGAAGCAGAGAAGCTCTGCGACTATGTGGCCATAATCCATCTCGGAAGAATTGTAGCTTCCGGAAGACCATTGGAGCTTAAGAAGCAGTTGCTCGGAAGGATTGAGAACCCGAGCTTCGAAGATGCCCTTCTCGAGTTCACCGATGTGAGCATGGAGGAAGCAGAGTATCAGGAGGTAGAGTCGACATGA
- a CDS encoding ATP-binding cassette domain-containing protein, translating into MADALLANSIVKTFKKNKKEVKALKGVSLRIKEGEIYGLLGPNGSGKSTFIRIASTLLIPDRGAYRFFDMTQ; encoded by the coding sequence GTGGCAGACGCTTTGCTTGCCAATAGTATCGTAAAGACTTTCAAGAAGAACAAGAAGGAAGTCAAAGCGTTGAAAGGAGTTAGTTTAAGAATAAAGGAAGGAGAGATCTATGGTCTTCTCGGTCCAAACGGCTCAGGAAAATCTACCTTTATAAGGATTGCCTCCACACTCTTGATACCTGACAGGGGGGCATATCGATTTTTCGATATGACTCAGTGA
- a CDS encoding CehA/McbA family metallohydrolase: MKNFILVFLLVFASIILVGGELTLFFGNPHSHTSYSDGTGFPEEAYSYAKGVPNLDFLAITDHAYYFVQDLPDGRDKLAATIEAARQASSADFLALAGFEWTATGTGHINVYGTSDWTDRVKSDLWHLYDWIIERNAVGQFNHPVRVFGDNFKDFQYSPEADLYMNLIEVGNGNWWENDTIVDEMFEAYLQALGKGWHLGATLGQDNHKPNWGGANDSRTAVYARELTEEAILEAFINRRTYATEDKDILIHFSTEEAFMGDIVYDTDQVNLCISIKDTADDPLEIVRIYSLEGLFAEFLVDGNECVLELAVDIRTGFQYFFIYARGKDGEEAVSSPIWIQRSHPIHLHNPSAYPESVKPRESVTLSFQLSNVEQGEASSLLQITNSRGEIHSEIVTLQGFESKIINLRREVQEYDGELSFFLDSILYSVLKLNIRSASSLNILLDRSHVNFASNERTKLQTSLEDMGHKLLAADRIFKAGELDTINVLLLPLPGAGGSFERLKMLMPQQALIIKEFVEDGGTLIITGTGEEISEEVLSTYNMLLEDMGIACSYEGRITEEVREIDGVFFDGLSRLVGESGRYPLGRGEVILLPGDPFTDDVIDSNGELIDLLFK, from the coding sequence ATGAAGAATTTTATCCTAGTGTTTCTCCTGGTCTTTGCTTCTATAATTCTCGTTGGCGGGGAGTTAACGCTTTTCTTTGGAAATCCTCATTCTCACACTTCTTATTCTGATGGCACTGGATTCCCTGAAGAAGCGTATTCGTATGCAAAGGGTGTACCCAATCTTGACTTTCTTGCTATAACTGATCATGCTTATTACTTCGTTCAGGACCTCCCCGACGGAAGAGATAAGCTGGCAGCGACTATAGAGGCGGCCCGGCAAGCATCATCTGCCGATTTCCTGGCACTTGCCGGATTCGAGTGGACGGCTACTGGAACCGGACACATCAACGTCTACGGCACCAGCGATTGGACTGATAGAGTCAAGTCTGATCTATGGCATTTGTACGACTGGATTATCGAACGTAACGCAGTTGGGCAGTTCAACCACCCGGTGAGAGTCTTCGGAGACAACTTCAAAGATTTTCAGTACTCTCCGGAAGCAGATCTCTATATGAACCTTATAGAAGTAGGAAACGGAAACTGGTGGGAAAACGATACAATTGTAGACGAGATGTTCGAAGCTTACCTTCAGGCACTTGGCAAGGGTTGGCATCTCGGAGCAACTCTTGGTCAAGACAACCACAAACCTAACTGGGGAGGAGCAAACGATTCCAGAACAGCCGTATATGCACGCGAGCTGACGGAAGAAGCGATTTTAGAGGCATTCATCAATCGAAGGACCTACGCGACTGAAGACAAGGACATCTTGATTCACTTCTCGACCGAAGAAGCCTTCATGGGAGATATCGTGTATGATACAGATCAAGTTAATTTGTGTATCTCCATAAAGGATACAGCAGACGATCCGCTGGAAATAGTTAGGATTTATTCTCTGGAAGGATTATTTGCAGAGTTTCTGGTTGACGGCAATGAATGTGTTCTTGAGCTCGCCGTTGATATAAGAACGGGTTTCCAGTACTTCTTCATATACGCAAGGGGAAAAGACGGTGAGGAAGCGGTATCTTCACCAATCTGGATTCAGAGGTCTCACCCGATCCATCTTCACAACCCGAGCGCTTATCCTGAGAGCGTGAAGCCGAGAGAGAGCGTTACGCTTTCCTTTCAGCTCTCCAATGTTGAGCAAGGAGAGGCTTCTTCATTGTTGCAGATTACCAATTCCCGCGGAGAGATACACAGCGAAATCGTCACACTCCAAGGATTTGAATCCAAAATAATTAACTTAAGAAGGGAAGTACAGGAATACGATGGAGAGTTATCATTCTTTCTCGACTCAATTCTATATTCAGTTTTGAAACTCAATATCAGGAGCGCATCTTCATTGAACATTCTACTGGATAGGAGTCACGTCAACTTCGCCAGTAACGAACGAACCAAGTTGCAGACGTCACTCGAAGATATGGGTCATAAGCTTCTTGCTGCCGATAGGATTTTCAAGGCAGGAGAGCTCGATACTATAAACGTTCTTCTCCTCCCTCTACCAGGTGCAGGTGGAAGTTTTGAGCGACTGAAGATGCTCATGCCGCAACAGGCACTGATCATTAAAGAGTTTGTCGAAGATGGGGGGACACTAATAATTACCGGAACTGGTGAAGAGATCAGTGAGGAGGTTTTGTCCACATACAACATGCTATTGGAAGATATGGGTATTGCATGCAGCTATGAAGGACGCATAACCGAAGAAGTAAGAGAGATTGATGGAGTCTTCTTTGATGGGCTGTCTCGGTTGGTCGGAGAATCAGGAAGATACCCCCTGGGTCGAGGCGAGGTAATTTTACTTCCTGGCGACCCCTTTACAGACGATGTTATTGATAGTAATGGAGAGCTGATTGATCTGCTGTTCAAATAA